A window of Exiguobacterium sp. FSL W8-0210 contains these coding sequences:
- a CDS encoding histidine phosphatase family protein, with product MKQIGLVRHHRVTEGYPTKGWISASDIEKWIERYDTSDIDIQPVELGQIDWTVCYASSMPRAVQTAKSVYDKEIIVTDLLREVPFPTIQSNLRLPFLGWAVLGRLAAPFSKRIQAEIKEANERIEVLLNQLMFEDDERVLLVGHGGMMILMRAALKRRGYRGPRFGHPRNGMLYLFEREEPTC from the coding sequence ATGAAACAAATTGGATTAGTGAGACATCACCGGGTGACGGAAGGATACCCGACGAAAGGCTGGATCAGTGCCAGCGATATTGAAAAATGGATTGAACGGTATGATACGTCAGACATCGATATTCAACCGGTCGAGCTCGGTCAGATCGACTGGACAGTCTGTTATGCCAGTAGCATGCCACGCGCCGTCCAGACGGCGAAGAGTGTCTACGATAAAGAGATCATCGTGACGGATCTACTACGGGAAGTACCGTTTCCGACGATTCAGTCGAATCTACGGTTACCGTTTCTTGGCTGGGCGGTCCTCGGTCGACTCGCAGCCCCGTTCAGCAAACGGATTCAGGCGGAGATCAAGGAAGCGAACGAACGGATTGAGGTCCTATTGAATCAATTGATGTTCGAGGACGATGAACGAGTATTGCTCGTCGGTCACGGCGGCATGATGATTTTGATGCGGGCTGCCTTGAAACGGCGCGGTTACCGCGGACCGCGGTTCGGTCATCCGCGTAACGGCATGCTCTATCTGTTCGAGAGAGAGGAACCGACATGTTGA
- a CDS encoding DUF3307 domain-containing protein, whose protein sequence is MTILLSLILVHLLADFPLQTRRMALLKHRHQRILFQHIAVHAALMLLVLAFFGIRGGLTIDIAGWLGGSILVFHALLDASPLKRRVKQAAAYWIDQALHIAAIIALTWIFIPIDWSLSFSRPEQVLWILCFSLVTTELLGHGIALMLAPFAPRLIEAHFERKVTRKEQLDGVSRTVTHEVEDSARSYTTELNGIGRYIGLVERAIITLLVVTNATGAIGFIIALKALARFKQFEDRRFAEYYIIGSLLSILGAILCGLAIRVAL, encoded by the coding sequence GTGACCATCTTACTTAGCCTTATACTTGTCCACCTACTTGCTGATTTTCCATTACAGACGAGACGGATGGCGCTACTGAAACACCGACACCAACGGATCTTATTCCAACATATTGCCGTTCATGCGGCTCTGATGCTACTTGTCCTTGCGTTCTTCGGCATCCGAGGGGGATTAACCATCGACATCGCCGGATGGCTTGGAGGAAGTATTCTCGTGTTTCACGCCCTACTCGATGCCTCCCCGCTCAAACGTCGCGTCAAGCAAGCGGCGGCGTACTGGATCGATCAAGCGTTACATATCGCTGCTATCATCGCTTTGACATGGATATTCATCCCGATCGATTGGTCGTTGTCGTTCTCACGACCCGAGCAGGTCCTCTGGATTCTATGCTTTAGTTTAGTGACAACGGAGTTACTCGGCCACGGGATTGCCTTAATGCTCGCACCATTTGCTCCGCGCTTGATCGAAGCGCATTTCGAGCGAAAAGTGACACGTAAGGAGCAATTAGACGGCGTTTCGCGGACCGTCACACATGAAGTCGAAGATTCTGCGCGCAGTTATACGACGGAATTAAACGGAATCGGGCGTTATATCGGTCTCGTCGAACGGGCGATCATTACCTTGCTCGTCGTCACGAACGCAACCGGAGCCATCGGGTTCATCATTGCTTTGAAGGCACTGGCCCGTTTTAAACAGTTTGAAGATCGCCGCTTTGCGGAATATTACATCATCGGGAGCTTGCTCAGTATCTTAGGTGCGATTTTATGTGGACTCGCGATTCGCGTCGCACTCTAA
- a CDS encoding NUDIX domain-containing protein translates to MKFRRREKVAIYITREKPHGWELLVFHPQSAPESDWQIPAGTIEDAEIAKEAAVRETLEESGLSLAYVQYIGEEEMRYPERMRVHYTYFYHAHIECQENRWTHCVAGDGQDCGDFFDFAWLPLDRITQLERRHHIFLDRLIHRLERTRPYDCRKHG, encoded by the coding sequence ATGAAATTCAGACGTCGCGAAAAAGTAGCAATCTATATCACTCGGGAAAAACCTCACGGATGGGAACTACTTGTTTTTCATCCACAATCGGCTCCTGAGAGTGATTGGCAGATCCCCGCAGGTACGATCGAAGATGCTGAAATCGCAAAAGAAGCGGCTGTCCGTGAGACGCTTGAGGAAAGTGGTCTCTCGTTAGCATACGTCCAGTACATCGGCGAAGAAGAGATGCGCTATCCGGAGCGAATGCGGGTGCATTACACGTATTTCTACCATGCGCACATCGAATGCCAAGAGAACCGCTGGACGCATTGTGTGGCTGGTGACGGTCAGGATTGCGGTGATTTCTTTGATTTCGCGTGGTTGCCACTTGATCGGATCACGCAACTTGAACGCCGCCATCATATATTCCTGGATCGTTTGATTCATCGATTGGAACGGACACGTCCGTATGATTGTCGAAAACACGGTTAA